The sequence GCCGAGCCCGTCCAAATGTCGGTGTGGATCGAACCGGCAGACTTCTGTTGGTCGCTGCCGAACAGCCACCCCTTCTCAGTTGCCAGCGACAACGGCTTCTGCCCGTCGTCTCGCGCTTGCGTATTGATGCGCTGGCGGAATGAAACGACGCTCTCCTCCGGGCGCCTCATCGAGAAGCGCAGCCCGTGTGACGGATACACATACCGTCCAGCCCAGCCACGGCTCGAGGGATTGGGCTCCACAAAGTACGACAACGTAACGCGCAGACGCACTTGAGTCTCACCGAGATCCGTGAGCTGCTCGATTGGCCATGGAAGCTCGTGCAGGTTCATCTCCCGCGCCTTGCCGCTACTTGACTGCCCCTCGCGCTCGTACGGATGAATGGCCGACTCTGCGACGAGAGTGAGCGCGTTCGACGCGCTACGCGTCGCGCGTTCGAGGCTCGGCACACCCATTCCGTAACGTCGCAGCAGGTTGACGGCGTCCGCCTTTGTCCTTGCGTCGTCGACGCGGGATCGCATCGCATCGGTCCACTCTGCCGAATGCACGATCAGTGCGCGCACAGTCTCCGGGCGAAGATCGGGGTAAGCGGCATAGATGTCGGCGGCGATGGCCGCAACCTGAGCAGTGGCGGCAGATGTGTCACGGGTAGTGGCGAAATAGCCCTCGCCCGGTCGCTGGAGCCTCGTGGTGAGGATCGCGAGGTTCTCCGGGCTGTCGACATCGGTGCCATCGGGAGTTCGGGCGAGGTTGCCTCCAGCGGCGACCACATCAGGCTTGAAGGGCCAACGCTTCTGATCAAAAGATACCGAGGTTCGGCTCGTCGGCGACAGCTCTCCTCGAGCAGCGATCGGCACGTAGCCGGCGAACACGCCAAGCGCATGATCCATGGCGTCGTGTTCGGCGTAGGCACCGACAGTGAGGGCGTTCCACGACTGAGCCGGGTCCTCGACCGCTTCGGCGTCGCTTCGGTCGAGGTGGTCGTCTTCCGCACGGATGTCGCGAATGTTGCCAGCAGAGACGATGAAGAGCCTCGGGCGCCGCTGCTCCTCTCGATCCAGGTAGGTGAATTGTGGCGTCGTGTCGTCGATCGCACGTCCGTAGGTCAGCGCATCGACCGTTGCCGACCAGGCCGTAGGGCGGCCCGATTCCTGCTTTGGATGAGCGCCGGAGGCGTCCCCGATTGGCTCCCCCGCGCCGGCAGTCGCGGTCACAGCAAGCATGAATACTCGTTTGCGGTCGGCAGCGGAGATCTCCGGCTGATCCACCGCTCGTGCGGTCACCGCACCGTAAACGTCGGGCGCGTTGTCGCCGCTATCGGGCAAAAGCTTCACCGATTCGAGGCGATGCTGCAGAGGCACGTACTGGAGATCCAAAACCGCAGCTTGCAGATCGCCGTATAGCGCCAGGCCTGCCATCTCGGTGCCGTGCGAATGCACGGCGATGTCCTTCCGCCACGCGGGGTCTGCGGCGTGCAGATCGTCTTGTGCCAGGGAGTCGTCGAGCAGTGGATGGTCTGCCTGAACGCCGCGGTCGAGGATGCACACCACCGGCGCCCCATCCGCGGCCGCAGATGCTCGACTTTGAAGGTCTTGCACCCATTCCTTTTGCTCGAAGGCGTAGAGCTCGGGCAAGAAGCTGGAGACCTCATGCGGGCGCCGCAGCTCGGCGATGTCGTCGACCGCCCGGAACGTCGAGGCGAGTTGAGCCGCAGTTGCCTGTACGAGAATCACGGTGCGTTCACCAAAACCTAGGTAGTGATCGCTCGTCGTCAGGTCGTGCTGGCGGGCGTATGCGCCCAGCCGCTCACGCTCTTTGCCGTCCGTTCGGCGAAGCCAGGTCTCCCACCAACAGAGCTGGTTCTCATCCGTCGGAAACTGGTCGTCAGGATCTGTCCATAGTTCGCGAATCGTGGCCCTGCGGATGGAAGCAATCCCCTCCATGAGGGTGGCGTTGCTCGGCTTGGCGCTTCCCTGAGCGACCGACTCGACATATTTCTCGAGCTTGCGAAGGAAGTACTCCTTCTTGCCTACTGGGACGAAGACGGTTGCTTCGAGCACTCGGCCCGCGGGACCGTCAACTTCGCGCACGGCGACGAGTTCGGGCTGCTCGCCCGCGGCTAAAGACTCCAGGCTCTCGATCGCGAGTTCGAGCCCGGGGAAGGACACGAACGTGATGTACGTCCCAGTGGACTGAGCTTCCTCGTCGGCCGGTGGTTCCCATGCGGTTTCGAGCTCTGATGCCAACCGTTCACTGTGAGATTTGCGGTCGCCCGAAAACCCGGGCTTGTCGCTCCCGCCACCTTGCCCGGCGAGCGTAAAAGACTCGGTCGAGGGCGGCGTCGGCACGACAATGTGGGGGCGGTCGCGTTCAACCATGCCTAAGAACGGGCCACATCAGACGAGCGGAGCGGACGGGGGCGCTCCTCTAAAGCAGTAACGAGATCGTCGGTGCGAACTCGAATGCGATTGCTGAGCACCGTTCGCTTCGCCGCGTTCTCCGCTGCGGTCGAAATCTCGGCGTGGCTCAGCCCGCGGGCAGCCGGCACGATCCGCGGCCAGCTGAGATTACCTGTATAAAACGACGACAGCCTGTTCTTGATGACCCTTTGCACGGATGCGTCGTCAGGTAAGGAGAAGTCCATAACTGTGTCGAAACGACGGAACAACGCGTTGTCTAGCAGAGCGGGATGATTGGTCGCCGCGATGATGATGCTCTCAGAAGTGTCTTCTTCTAGAAATTGGAGGAAGGAATTCAGCACTCGACGAATCTCTCCCACATCGTTCTGCGCGGCGCGATCACCGCCGAGCGCATCTACTTCGTCGAACAGATAAACGCCGCGGGTCTCAGACAGCGCGTCGAACACGAGCCGCAGTTTCGCCGCTGTCTCGCCCATAAACTTAGTCAGCACCGTGTCCAGCCGGATCGAGAAAAGCGGCAGCCCGAGTTCGCCCGCCACGACCCGAGCGGTCGACGTCTTGCCAGTCCCCGGAGGCCCCACAAGCAGCACTCTGCGTGCGGGCGTCAGGCCATGCTTCGCGAGCGCATCGCGCTGCCGTTGTTCAAGGAGGACGTGCTTCAGCCGCTCTGCAAGCTTGTCAGCGAGTACGAGATCCCCGAGGCGCGCGTCGGGGTACGAAACGCTAAGGAGAGCGCCGAGCTCACCTTTGGGCTGAGCGAACGGCACGATCGATGCCACCCGAGCCTTGTTTCCGGCCCGCTCGCGCAGACCGTTGACCAGATCCCGAAGCTCCTGGGCAAACTTCGACTGCCCCGTCCGCGCGGCCTTAGCCGCGACCTGCATCGCAACGGCGTAGAACTGAGGGTCATCACCATCCGCATGGCTCTTGACCAGCGCTTTCACCTGATCGTTGGTCGCCATCTGGGACCTCCTCTCGGTGAAAGAATTGCGCCGTCTGGATGCGTGCAGACAGAGTGATTCTAGCCGAGCACGACCCGCATCCTGGGAGGCGCTACGCACACCCGATCCAGACGAGGCTCAAGACCCGTCGATGTGACGACTCTTCAGACCTCTCCGCGAGATGGAACCTTTTGCGGGCTTGCGATCGAAAGCACACGCCCCGCCCCGAGCCCAGTCCGCCGTCGTCAGAGGCGCTCGATGATCGTGGCGTTCGCCAGACCGCCGCCCTCGCACATGACCTGCATGCCGTAGCGGCCGCCGGTGCGCTCCAGCTCGTTCAGCATCGTGGTCATCAGCCGGGTGCCGGTGGCTCCGATCGGATGCCCGAGGGCGATGCCGCCGCCGTTCACGTTGAGCTTCTCGCGCGGCACACCCGTCTCCTGCAGCCAGGCGAGCACGACCGAGGCGAAGGCCTCGTTGACCTCGAACAGGTCGATGTCGTCGAGCGTCATGCCCGAGCGCTCCATCGCGTAGGCCGTCGCGGGGATGGGCGCGGTGAGCATGAACACGGGACTGTCGCCACGCACCGACATGTGGTGGATGCGCGCCCGCGGGGTGAGGCCGTGGTCCTTCACGGCCTGCGCGCTCGCGATCAGCACCGCGCTGGAGGCGTCGCTGATCTGCGAGGCCACGGCCGCGGTCAGTCGCCCGCCCGGAGTCAGCGTCTGCAGGCCGGCCATGCGCTCGAGCGAGGTGTCGCGGCGCACACCCTCGTCGTGGTCGAGTCCGTTCAACGGGGCGATCTCGTTCGCGAAGCGGCCCTCGTCCTGGGCGACTGCCGCACGCTGGTGGCTCTCCAGCGCGAACTGCTCCATCTCCTCGCGGGAGATGTCCCACTTCTCGGCGATCATCTCGGCGCCGACGAACTGCGAGATCTCCTGGTCGGGGTAGCGTGCCTGCCAGCCGGGCGACTCGGCGAACGGCGTCGTGAACCCGTAGGCCTCTCCGGCGACCATGGCCGACGAGATCGGCAGCTGCGACATGTTCTGCAGCCCACCCGCGATCACCAGGTCGTTCACGCCGCTCATCACGGCCTGCGCGGCGAAGTGCACGGCCTGCTGGCTCGACCCGCACTGCCGGTCGATCGTGACACCCGGCACGTGCTCGGGGAAGCCGGCGACCAGCACGGCCGAGCGCCCGACGTTGCCGGACTGCCCGCCGATCGTGTCGGTCGCGCCGATGATGACGTCGTCGATGGCGCCGGGATCGATGCCCGTGCGCTCGACCAGCGCCTTGAGGCTGTGCGCCCCGAGGTCGGCCGGATGGATGCCCGAGAGCGAGCCGCCGCGCTTGCCGACCGGGGAACGGACCGCGTCGACGATGTATGCCTCTGCCATGTTCTTCCTTCTCTCTGAACTCACGCGTGCTGACTGCTGACGGCGACGACCTCGCCGGTCATATATGAGGAGTATGCGCTGGCGAGGAACACCATGACGTTGGCGACCTCCCAGGGTTCCGCCGCCCGCCCGAACGCCTCGCGGGCCTTGAGCTGCTCGAGCATCTCGGGAGAGGTGACCTTCTCCAGGAACGGATGCATCGCCAGGCTCGGCGAGACGGCGTTGACGCGGATGCCGTGCGGGGCGAGGTCCATCGCGGCACTGCGGGTGAGCGCCATCACCCCCGCCTTGGCTGCGGCATAGTGGGCCTGCTCGACCTGGGCGCGCCAGCCGATGACGGAGGCGTTGTTCACGATGACCCCCGCGGTACCGGCGGCGACCATGCGCCGGCCGACGGCGCGGATGCAGCGGAAGGTGCCGGTGAGCGTGACATCGAGGACCTTGCCCCACTGCTCGTCGGTCATGTCGAGGATCGAGACCGAGCCGCCCAGGCCCGCGTTGTTGATCATGACATCGATGGGCCCGCCCTCTTCCGCGAGGTCGAGGAAGGCGGTGATATGGTCCTCGACGGTCACGTCGCACACGGCCGTGCGCACGCGGTCCGCGCCGAAGCGGTCGCCGAGCTCCTGTTGCGTCTCGGCGAGGCGACCGGCGTGGGTGTCACCGAGCACGACGAGCGCAGCACCCTCCTCCAGGCAGCGGATCGCGGCGGTCTGGCCGATGCCGGCACCCGCGGCGGCGGTGATGACGATGCGCTTGCCGGCCAGAAGACCGTGGCCGGGAACGTACTCGGGGGCGGTGGAGCTCATGGGCGGGCCTCTCGGGGCAGGCCGAGCACGCGCTCGGCGATGACGTTGCGTTGGATCTCGTCCGAACCGCCGTAGATGGTGTCGGAACGACTGAACAGGAACAGGGTCTGCAGGTCGTCGAGCGCGTAGTCCGCCCCGACGAGGAGGGACGCGGGGCCGGCGACGTCCATCGCGAGCTCACCCAGCGAGCGGTGCCAGTTCGACCACAGCAGCTTCGTCACCGAGGCACTGTCGCCCTGCTCGCCACCCAGGGTGCGCAGGGCATGCTGGCGGATCACCTCGAGCTCCATCCGGGCGCGCACCAGCCGGTCGCGGAGCACGGCGTCGTCGATCGCGCCGGTTCGGGTGGCCGTGTCGATCACGGCATCCAGCTCGCGGCGGAACGCGATCTGCTGCGCGAGCGTCGAGACGCCGCGTTCGAAGCCGAGCGTCGCCATGGCGACCTTGAACCCGTTGCCCTCGCCGCCGACGACCAGGTCGACCGCGGTGCGGGCATCGTCGAAGAAGACCTCGTTGAACTCGCTGGTCGCGGTCAGCTGCAGGATCGGCCGCACCTCGACGCCGGGCTGATCCATCGGCACGAGCAGGTACGACAGCCCCTGGTGGCGGGCGGAGCCGGGTTCGGTACGCGCGATCACGAAGCACCAGTCGGCGTGCTGCGCGAGCGAGGTCCAGACCTTCTGTCCCGTGATCGACCATTCCTCACCCACGCGCTGCGCCTTGGTCGACACGGCGGCGAGGTCGGACCCGGCGCCCGGCTCGGAGTATCCCTGGCACCACAGCTCCTCGGCCGCGACGATGCCCGGGAGGAAGCGGGCCTGCTGCTCGGGGGTGCCGTGGGCGATGAGGGTCGGTCCGAGCAGCTCCTCCCCGAGGTGGTTGACCCTGGCCGGAGCATCCGCTCTGGCGTACTCCTCATGGAAGATGACCTGCTGCGCGATGCTGAGCCCGCGGCCGCCGTGCTCGACGGGCCACGCGACGCACGTCCATCCGGCGGCGGCCATGTGGCGGTTCCATTCGAGCCGTGCCTCGAAGTCCTCGTGCTCACGTCCGGAGCCTCCGCGGCCGCGCAGATCGGCGAAGCGGCCGGTGAGGTTCTCGTCCAGCCATCCGCGGATCTCGGCACGGAACCGCTCATCCGCGTCGTGCTGCGTCGCGTCCATCTGTGCTCCTCATCGAGTCGTGGTCTTCGGCTTGCCGTTCACGTATAGTATCAATAAACCAAGCGATTGTTTGGTTTACTGCTGGAGTTCAGAGAGGAACCCGTCATGACCGTCGAATCCGCCGACGCCGTGGTCACCTACGAGGTGCGCGGGTCGACAGCGATCATCCGATTGAACCGCCCTCAGTATCGCAACGCGCAGAACTCCCGGGTCACCTATGCGCTCGACGCCGCCTTCACCCGCGCCGTCGACGACGACGCCGTCAAAGTCATCGTGCTCGGCGGCAACGGCACGCACTTCTGCGCGGGTCACGACATCGGCACCCCCGAGCGCGACATCGACCGGAGCTTCGAACGCAAGGCCGTCATCTGGTGGGACCACGTGGGCGCCCAGGGCGTCGACTCCCGCTTCGCACGCGAGTCCGAGGTGTACCTCGGCATGTGCCGGCGCTGGCGCGAGATCCCCAAGCCGGTCATCGCGATGGTGCAGGGCGCGTGCATCGCCGGCGGTCTCATGCTCGCCTGGTCGTGCGACTTCATCATCGCCGCCGACGATGCCTTCTTCCAGGACCCTGTGGTGTCGATGGGCATCCCCGGCGTCGAGTTCTTCGCGCACCCGTGGGTGACCAATCCCCGCGCCGCGAAGGAGATGCTCTACACCGGAGACCGGATGCCGGCCGCCCGCGCGCACGAGCTCGGCATGGTGAACCACGTCGTTCCCCTCGACGAGCTCGAGGAGCGGACCCTCGAGATCGCGGAGCGCATCGGACGGATGCCGCGCCTCGGACTCGCTCTGACCAAGAAGGCCGTGAACCAGGCCGAAGACCTGCAGGGGATGCGGGCCGGAATGGACTCGGTGTTCGGTCTGCATCACGCCGCACACGCGCACAACGCCGAGGTCGGCGGCGACTCCCTCGGCGGGGTCGACGTGCGCTCGATCAAAGCCGACACGAAGGGGGCCACGCCGTGAACCTCGACCTGACCTCCGAGCAGCAGGCGTTCGCCGCAGAGGCACGTGCCTGGCTCGCAGAGAACGTCCCGCCGACCCCGCTGCCCTCGATGGACACCGAGGCCGGCTTCGCCGCGCACCGGGAGTGGGAGGCGACGCTCGCCGCCGGCCGATGGTCGGTCGTGTCCTGGCCGGAGCAGTACGGCGGCCGCGACGTCGGCATCACCGAGTGGGTGCTCTTCGAGGAGGAGTACTACCGCGCCGGCGCCCCCACACGCGTCGCGCAGAACGGCATCTCCCTGCTCGCGCCGATCCTCTTCGAGCACGGCACCCCCGAGCAGCACGAGCGGTTCCTCGGCCCGATGACCGACGGCTCGCTGATCTGGGCGCAGGCCTGGTCGGAGCCGGGAGCCGGCAGCGACCTGGCCGCGATCCGCAGCACCGCCCGCCGCGATGAGGTCCGTGGGGGCTGGGTGCTGAACGGTCAGAAGATCTGGAGCTCGCGAGCGGTCTGGGCCGATCGCGGCTTCGGGCTCTTCCGCTCCGACCCCGAAGCCCTGCGGCACCACGGGCTCACCTACTTCCTGTTCCCGATGGATGCCGAGGGAATCACCGTGCGGGCGATCGCGCAGCTCGACGGGACCACCGGCTTCGCGGAGATCTTCTTCGACGACGTGTTCGTGCCCGATGCCGACGTGCTGGGGGCTCCCGGCGACGGCTGGCGCGTGGCGATGAGCACCGCGGGGAACGAGCGCGGCCTCTCGCTGCGCGCGCCCGGCCGCTTCCTCGCCGCGACCGACCGTCTGGTCGCGCTGCAGTCCGAGCACGGGACCGTGTCGGAGGACGACGCGGTGGTCGACGCCTGGATCGGCGCCGAGGCCTATCGTCTCTTCACCTGGCAGACCGTCAGCACCCTGCTCGAGGGCGGGTCCGTGGGCGCCGAGGGCAGTGTGAACAAGGTGTTCTGGTCCGAACTCGACGTGCACATTCACGAGACCGCCCTGCGTATCCTCGGCCCCGAGGGCGAGTTGCGGGGAGCGTCCGCGGTCGACGGGGGCCGCTGGGTCGACGACTACCAGTTCTCCCTCGCCGGCCCCATCTACGCGGGGACGAACGAGGTCCAGCGGAACATCATCGCGGAGCGGATCCTCGGACTCCCCCGCGGCGGAGACGGAAGGCGCGCATGATGCGGTTCCTGCCCACGGAAGAACAGGTCGCGTTCGCCGAGGCCATCGACGAGATCGTCGACGGCGCCGGCGGCGCGGATGTGGCTCGCAGCTGGGCCGACGGCGACACCGCTCCGGGCCTCGCCCTGTGGGGGCAATTCGCCGAGCTCGGCCTCCTCGGGCTGCGGGTGAGCGAGGAGTCGGGCGGCTTCGGGGGCACGCTGAGCGACCTCGTGGTCGTGTTCGAGCGCCTCGGGTACCACGGCGTTCCCGGCCCGTACCTGGAGACGGTCGCCCTGCTGCCTGCCCTGGTCGACGACGACACGAGGGCCGACCTCGCCGCCGGAGCCATCGCGACCGCCGCGGTCGACGGCACGGCCCCGGCTGCCCTCGACGCGGCGCTCGCGTCGCACCGGTACCTCGTGCGCGACGGCGCCCTGCATCGCGGCGAGATCGGAGAGGAGCTGACCTCGGTCGCCCCGACCCGGCGTCTCGCCCGCCTCACCCCGACCGGCGACGCGACACCCCTCGGACCCGGCGCGCTGGAGGCGGCTCTCAACGAGGCGAGCCTCGCCGCCGCAGCCACTCTGGTCGGCGCCGGAGAGCGGATGCTGGCGGAAGCGGTGTCGTACGCGAAGGTGCGTGAGCAGTTCGGCCGCCCGATCGGCGAGTTCCAGGCGCTCAAGCACCAGCTCGCGGATGTGCGCATCGCCCTGAGCTTCGCCCGTCCGCTCGTGTGGAACGCCGCCCTGCGTGCCGACGAACCCGACGAGGATCGGGCGATATCGGCCGCGAAGGTCGCCGCGGGTGATGCCGCGCTGCTCGCCGCCCGCACCTCGCTGCAGGTGCACGGGGCGATCGGCTACACCGCCGAGCACACCCTGCGCATCTGGCTCGGCCTCGCCCCGGCATTGTCTGCGGCCTGGGGCACCCCCGCGTTCCACCGGGCACGGATCGCCCGCGATATCCTCCCGAAGGAGCGGTGATGTCATTCGAACCCGATGAGGATCAGCAGGAGCTGGTGGCCCTGGTGCGCGGCATCCTGAGCCAGCGTGCCGACAGCGCGGCGACCCGTCGTGCCATAGCGAGCACCGAGCGCTTCGACACCGACCTGTGGCGCCTGCTGTGCGAGGAGATCGGCATCGCCGGCATGGCGATCCCCGAGGAGTTCGGCGGCGCGGACTTCACTCTCCGTGAGGCGCAGCTCGTGTTGGAGGAGATCGGCTACTCGCTCGCCCCCTCCCCGTATCTCGGCTCGGTCGCGATCGGGGCGCAGGCGATCCTGACCACCGGCGACGCGGATGCCGCCGCCCGGCTGCTCCCCGGCATCGCCGAGGGATCATCGTCAGCCGCTCTCGCCTGGGCTGCTCCCGACGGACGCTTCGCCCCGGAGCGGGTCGACGTCCACGCCGAGGACCGCGAGGGCTGGCAGCTCAGCGGCGCGAGCGGGTTCGTCCTCGACGGCGCCACCGCCGACGTGCTGCTCGTGGTCGCTCAGACCTCCGACGGCCCGCGCCTGTTCGAGGTGATCGACACCGAGGCCGTGGTCCGCGAGGACACTCCGACCATGGACCAGACCCTGCGCCTGGGCACGCTGCGCTTCGACGCGGTCGCAGCGCGACCCCTCGGAGCCGTCGACCCGGGCGTCCTGGAGACCGTGCGTGCGCTCGCGCTCGCGGCGATCAGCGCGGTACAGGCGGGAACCGCCGCGCGTGCCCTCGACGAGACCGTGGCATACGCGAAGCAGCGGGTGCAGTTCGGACGCGCGATCGGGTCGTTCCAGGCGATCAAGCACCGCCTGGCGGACATGCACGTGCAGGTGGAGGTCGCACGCACCGCGTCGCGCGCAGCATCCGATGCTCTCGCCACCGGAGCCGCCGACCGCTTCGAGCTCGCGACCATCGCGAAGGCGACGTGCTCCGAGGCGCTCGAACACGTCGCCGCCGAGACGATCCAGCTGCACGGCGGCATCGCGATCACGTGGGAGCACGACGCGCACCTGATCTTCAAGCGCGCGCACTCCCTCGGCCGGCTCTTCGGCACCGCTCGCGAGCAGCGCGAGCACGCGGATGACTGGGCGCTCGCGACGGCCTGAGACTCGCGGGTCAGCGCCGGAGCGGAGCGGACTCGGTCCAATCGGTGTACTTGCGGCGTTCCTGGAAGAACCAGCGCCCCTCCCGCCGCACGAGGGTGTCCTCGTAGCGGTCGGCGAGCGTGAAGCGCATCCGCCCCTCCGCCGTCTCGCGGACGTGATGGGACATGCAGGAGGTGTGCGCCCGGGCCGACTCCCCGTCGATCTCGACGTCGCTCGGCGAGAGCACGTGGCTGGTCACGACGAAGGCCGCGAGGGTGTCGAAGGCCGCGATCAGCTGCTCGCGCCCTTCCAGCGACTCCGCGGGTTCGTCCGCCCGGGGACGGAACATCAGCATCCGTCCGTCCGGTGTGAACAGGTCGGCCATCTCCCCCGAGCGTCGCTGATCGGCGAGCCGACCGTAACGGGCGATCGTGTGCGTGATCTCGTGCCAGTCGGCGAACCCCTCGTTCACGAGGCTCCCTCGGCGCGGTACCGATGCAACGGCGTCGCGGCGTCCGGCGACCAGGAGGTGCGGCGTCGGTCCGACTCGACCGCGGTGAGCGGCTCGACCGGATGCAGGGTCTCGCGGCTGCGACGCGCGAGATCCTGGTAGATCCGCACCCCGTTGCGCTTCCACGCCAGGGCTTGTTCGTCGAGCGGCCCGACGACGCGGGCCGGAGCACCGAGCGCTTTCGACCCCGGCGGGATCACCGTGCCCGCGGTCACGACGGCGCCCGCCCCCACCAGCGCGTCCGCACCGATCTCGGCACCGTCGAGCACCGTCGCTCCGATGCCGATGAGCGCGAACGATCCGATGCGGCAGCCGTGCAGCACCGCCCCGTGTCCGACATGACTGTTCGGCTCCAGCACGGCGTCCGCACCGGGGAAGGCGTGGATCACGCACGAGTCCTGCACGTTCGACCCCTCGCCGACGACGATGCGCCCGAAATCGCCGCGCAGGCTCGCGAACGGTCCGATGTAGCAGCCGGGCCCGATGATCACGTCGCCGATCAGGCTGGCCGTCTCGTGCACGAACGCGGTCGGATCGACGACCG is a genomic window of Microbacterium maritypicum containing:
- a CDS encoding acyl-CoA dehydrogenase family protein, coding for MSFEPDEDQQELVALVRGILSQRADSAATRRAIASTERFDTDLWRLLCEEIGIAGMAIPEEFGGADFTLREAQLVLEEIGYSLAPSPYLGSVAIGAQAILTTGDADAAARLLPGIAEGSSSAALAWAAPDGRFAPERVDVHAEDREGWQLSGASGFVLDGATADVLLVVAQTSDGPRLFEVIDTEAVVREDTPTMDQTLRLGTLRFDAVAARPLGAVDPGVLETVRALALAAISAVQAGTAARALDETVAYAKQRVQFGRAIGSFQAIKHRLADMHVQVEVARTASRAASDALATGAADRFELATIAKATCSEALEHVAAETIQLHGGIAITWEHDAHLIFKRAHSLGRLFGTAREQREHADDWALATA
- a CDS encoding nuclear transport factor 2 family protein, giving the protein MNEGFADWHEITHTIARYGRLADQRRSGEMADLFTPDGRMLMFRPRADEPAESLEGREQLIAAFDTLAAFVVTSHVLSPSDVEIDGESARAHTSCMSHHVRETAEGRMRFTLADRYEDTLVRREGRWFFQERRKYTDWTESAPLRR
- a CDS encoding gamma carbonic anhydrase family protein — translated: MPSYAFDGVVPVVDPTAFVHETASLIGDVIIGPGCYIGPFASLRGDFGRIVVGEGSNVQDSCVIHAFPGADAVLEPNSHVGHGAVLHGCRIGSFALIGIGATVLDGAEIGADALVGAGAVVTAGTVIPPGSKALGAPARVVGPLDEQALAWKRNGVRIYQDLARRSRETLHPVEPLTAVESDRRRTSWSPDAATPLHRYRAEGAS